In one window of Leptospira sp. GIMC2001 DNA:
- a CDS encoding efflux RND transporter periplasmic adaptor subunit, whose product MYLYRNHLVRFLRILFIRVNILPSILIIFLILNCGKKHEEEKEKLKVVNPWRQDISIEKVYVAKVKAIQRIELRAFEKGYLTNIYVDEGKLIKKGQKMFQIMPILLRSKYEKAKAEYEASQIEFDNTEILFKEKIISNAEYATARARLKKSKAEMDLAKNHLDLTTVYAPFTGIMDRFQVRLGSFLDEGALLTTLSDVSKLWIYFNVSEKDYLNFQKRKKSTDENTKVRFMMANGEEFSQKGYVDTIEAEFDSETGTVPFRATFKNPERLLRHGETGNVILDEVISDALIIPQKATFEVLDHHYVFVVDEKGKVSTREVEIANELPHLFIIKAGLTDTDRVLIEGIGKIRDGESISIQLESPEEVMKGLELVAH is encoded by the coding sequence ATGTATCTATATCGTAATCATTTAGTTAGGTTTTTGAGAATTTTATTTATCCGAGTTAACATACTTCCATCAATTTTAATAATTTTTTTAATTTTAAACTGTGGCAAGAAGCATGAGGAGGAAAAAGAAAAACTGAAAGTAGTAAATCCTTGGAGGCAGGATATATCCATAGAAAAAGTATATGTTGCGAAAGTGAAAGCAATCCAGCGAATCGAGCTAAGAGCTTTTGAGAAGGGTTATTTAACTAATATCTATGTGGATGAAGGCAAACTTATAAAGAAAGGGCAAAAAATGTTTCAAATCATGCCTATCCTTCTGCGTTCTAAATATGAAAAAGCGAAAGCCGAATATGAAGCGTCGCAAATTGAATTTGATAATACAGAAATACTTTTTAAAGAAAAAATAATTTCCAACGCTGAATATGCGACAGCCAGAGCTAGGTTAAAAAAAAGTAAAGCCGAAATGGATCTTGCAAAGAACCATTTAGATTTAACAACCGTTTACGCACCATTTACAGGGATTATGGATAGATTTCAAGTTAGGCTTGGAAGCTTTCTTGACGAAGGGGCACTTCTTACAACCCTATCCGATGTTTCTAAGTTATGGATATACTTTAATGTTTCCGAGAAAGATTATCTAAACTTTCAGAAAAGAAAAAAGTCAACTGATGAAAATACTAAAGTTCGATTCATGATGGCTAATGGCGAGGAATTCAGCCAGAAAGGATATGTAGATACTATCGAAGCTGAATTTGATAGCGAAACAGGAACAGTTCCCTTTCGAGCAACTTTCAAAAATCCGGAACGATTACTCCGTCATGGAGAAACCGGAAATGTAATTCTCGATGAAGTTATTTCAGATGCTTTGATTATTCCTCAAAAGGCAACATTCGAAGTTCTGGATCATCACTATGTTTTCGTTGTTGATGAGAAAGGAAAGGTTAGCACGCGTGAAGTTGAAATTGCTAATGAACTCCCTCATTTATTTATAATTAAGGCAGGGCTTACTGATACTGATAGAGTACTCATTGAAGGAATTGGTAAGATCCGTGATGGAGAATCAATTAGTATTCAACTAGAGTCTCCCGAGGAAGTGATGAAAGGGCTTGAGCTTGTTGCTCATTAG
- a CDS encoding NRAMP family divalent metal transporter: MKWLSVLFKNLGPGLLYAGAAVGVSHLVQSTRAGAMYGFDLVACVLIVNLLKYPFFEIGTRYTIATGNVLLEGYRDLGRFAVWSFLAITVGTMFIIIAVVTMVTAGLVHNLTGISLEIWQWSGIILLFCTVLLVAGEYKLLDRIIRIVILLLTISVIVSLGMAIYGAPTQEGEAKSFMWTLDSDIVFLVALLGWMPIPIEAAVWQSDWTISAKGKDGKLPSLKWALIDFRVGYWGTTGLAIIFLSLGAIMMHGSGEDFSTNAVTFSDQLVQLISKNLGAWAYPFIATAACLTMFSTTLTCLDAYPRVVSRTLQVLYPEKKLPFTKSYWIMILLVVSGAIFILANFRENMRTMVDFATSVSFLTAPILAFMHFKIAQSTKVSGVHPLSRWMKILSYLGLIFLTLFAVYYLYLILNRSA, from the coding sequence ATGAAGTGGTTATCCGTCTTATTCAAAAATTTAGGTCCAGGCTTACTCTATGCAGGTGCTGCTGTTGGAGTGAGCCATTTAGTTCAATCCACTCGCGCAGGAGCGATGTATGGTTTTGATCTTGTAGCTTGCGTTCTTATTGTAAACCTCCTCAAATACCCATTTTTTGAAATTGGAACTCGTTATACAATCGCTACTGGAAACGTTCTGCTAGAAGGCTATAGAGACTTGGGAAGATTTGCTGTATGGAGTTTTCTTGCAATTACTGTAGGTACGATGTTTATCATCATCGCTGTAGTAACCATGGTAACTGCAGGTCTAGTACATAATCTAACGGGAATTAGCTTGGAGATATGGCAATGGAGTGGAATCATTTTATTGTTCTGCACTGTTCTGCTCGTAGCTGGAGAATATAAATTATTGGATAGAATCATCCGGATTGTGATTTTATTGCTCACGATATCTGTGATTGTCTCACTTGGTATGGCAATTTATGGAGCACCAACTCAAGAGGGCGAAGCCAAAAGCTTTATGTGGACACTTGATTCGGATATTGTATTCTTAGTCGCATTACTTGGTTGGATGCCAATTCCTATTGAGGCAGCTGTGTGGCAGTCAGATTGGACAATTTCTGCCAAGGGCAAAGACGGTAAACTTCCTAGTTTAAAATGGGCGCTGATCGATTTTCGTGTAGGCTATTGGGGAACAACAGGACTTGCAATCATCTTCTTGTCGTTAGGTGCAATTATGATGCATGGAAGTGGAGAAGATTTCTCAACCAATGCTGTGACTTTTTCTGACCAACTCGTTCAACTCATTAGCAAGAACTTAGGTGCATGGGCATATCCTTTTATCGCAACTGCGGCTTGTCTTACAATGTTTAGCACGACTCTAACTTGTCTGGATGCATACCCTCGCGTTGTATCGAGAACACTACAGGTTCTCTATCCTGAGAAAAAATTGCCTTTTACCAAATCCTATTGGATAATGATTCTATTGGTTGTAAGTGGTGCAATTTTTATATTGGCAAATTTCCGTGAAAATATGCGAACGATGGTGGATTTTGCAACGTCAGTATCTTTTCTCACAGCACCGATATTGGCTTTTATGCATTTCAAAATAGCCCAATCTACTAAAGTAAGTGGCGTTCACCCATTGAGTCGCTGGATGAAAATTCTATCGTATCTGGGTTTGATTTTTCTTACCTTATTTGCAGTTTACTATTTGTATCTAATTCTGAATAGATCAGCCTAG
- a CDS encoding SpoIIE family protein phosphatase, which translates to MFWKIQTSKLTLGFLLYFVPTIILSQGVVENGTIYLEKSTKVYHLTGTWSHKKETGKNYNPDPSAGNWEPITVPGIWKNIGIQHDGPIWYKLEFRLYRSLANQDLGLMIPNTAFAHQVFLNGKFIDGVGEFNPDGSIARRSTQMNMYVLPKEFILPKGKNTVLVRVGSYGSVGGFNLSDIYIGEKDRVQEKFLRYLLWNTILIAIFLFVGIYHFIMYVARPKDKEYLYYFLLCFTLAIFNLSFSTLSYWVWDNFWFYYFGTSLSVTLLPIWVILFFHRFLEYRKHSIAYLIMGFSVFLEIMTVALNVTGPDNFSTYNDIFLPILLGLLVISLVYPIYYLFRGIRDKKIGSIVILLGFVIFALASINDILNYLRILNLNIKFVDSGFLAFIITISFAMAIKFAHVHNELEYLTKNLSLEVEKRTRELSASNKRLLEIDKMKTSFFANVTHELRTPLTLSLLPLEKAMEGKLDKKTRELLDTSHRNNIKLLKLINDLLDYAKIEAGLMSIRLIPTNISSLLDGLTSHFRISAESKDIQLEIDIQDSITAPIDPDKTEKVIANLLSNAYKFTPKNGKIWISLKETIRSNGKQYACITIADNGIGIPEDKLDSIFERFNQLDMSKERNYEGSGIGLSLVKELTELQDGYVEVNSVLHEGSEFRIYLPINQIEKSNSQETKNRIENKIGDLEPALNIDSGSSFSMQVLDSLSQEKEIIDEEQMDNLLQKILVVEDNQDMLNLLKKLLHDHYHIVSAKNGLDGYKKAQIERPDLILSDVMMPGYNGFELTRMIKEDPNLRSIPIVLLTALNDLDGKIEGFNKGADDYISKPFQPLELLARIRNLLVKSDLQLEKNKRLLQLQKELVLARDIQSKLLPTQLPDIKGYNFAALYIPLDEVGGDFYDIYEKNDKTYIFICDVSGHGVPACLIASMVKMVFQSEMKKNVGISRIMKGINSSLYSIIGNNFVTACIVELDPQKNSLKYTTAGHPPFYHVSKGRIQEHKTIGKPLGVLPNANFEESTIYPSQGDIVFLYTDGIVECMNQSGEFYGEERLEDFLTRSSEYEPKEIIEALREELKGFLGQENYEDDITAFTVAFNVNEK; encoded by the coding sequence TTGTTTTGGAAAATCCAAACATCTAAACTTACTCTAGGTTTCCTTCTCTACTTCGTTCCGACAATAATTTTGTCTCAAGGAGTCGTAGAGAATGGAACCATCTATCTAGAAAAATCAACCAAAGTTTACCACCTTACAGGGACTTGGTCTCACAAGAAAGAAACAGGCAAAAATTACAACCCTGATCCCTCAGCTGGGAATTGGGAGCCAATCACAGTTCCAGGTATTTGGAAAAATATAGGTATTCAGCACGACGGCCCCATCTGGTATAAATTAGAATTTAGACTCTATAGAAGTTTGGCGAATCAGGATCTCGGACTTATGATTCCGAACACTGCATTCGCACATCAAGTTTTTCTAAATGGTAAATTCATCGATGGTGTAGGTGAATTCAATCCGGATGGATCCATTGCCCGCAGATCCACTCAGATGAATATGTATGTTCTGCCCAAAGAGTTCATTCTTCCCAAAGGCAAAAATACCGTCTTAGTAAGAGTTGGAAGTTATGGTTCCGTCGGAGGCTTCAATCTAAGCGACATCTACATCGGGGAAAAAGATAGAGTACAAGAAAAATTTCTTCGCTATCTACTCTGGAATACAATTCTAATTGCAATCTTTCTTTTTGTTGGAATCTACCATTTCATAATGTATGTCGCAAGACCCAAGGACAAAGAGTATCTATATTATTTCTTACTCTGTTTCACATTAGCAATATTCAATCTAAGTTTTAGTACACTATCCTATTGGGTATGGGATAATTTCTGGTTTTACTATTTCGGAACTTCACTCTCTGTTACCTTACTTCCTATATGGGTTATCCTCTTCTTCCATCGATTTCTCGAGTATAGAAAGCATTCGATTGCTTATCTTATCATGGGATTTTCTGTCTTTTTAGAAATCATGACCGTTGCACTGAATGTTACAGGTCCAGACAACTTCTCTACCTACAATGATATTTTTCTTCCCATACTTCTAGGTTTACTAGTGATATCATTAGTCTACCCCATCTACTATTTATTTCGCGGAATTCGAGACAAAAAAATTGGATCAATCGTAATCCTACTTGGATTTGTAATCTTCGCATTGGCAAGTATTAATGATATATTGAACTATCTTAGAATTCTCAATCTCAATATTAAATTTGTGGATAGCGGTTTTCTTGCATTTATCATTACGATTTCATTTGCTATGGCAATTAAATTTGCCCATGTTCATAATGAGCTGGAATATCTTACCAAGAATCTCTCACTCGAAGTGGAGAAACGAACTCGTGAACTATCCGCATCCAACAAGCGTTTGTTAGAGATAGATAAAATGAAAACTTCTTTTTTTGCAAATGTTACTCATGAACTAAGGACTCCACTCACTCTCAGCCTGCTTCCTTTAGAAAAAGCAATGGAGGGTAAACTCGATAAGAAAACGAGAGAATTGCTAGATACGAGTCATCGCAACAATATTAAATTACTAAAACTGATTAATGACTTATTGGATTATGCTAAAATCGAAGCAGGATTGATGTCGATTCGCTTAATTCCAACCAATATCTCAAGCTTACTCGACGGGCTTACATCGCATTTTCGAATCAGTGCAGAGTCCAAAGATATTCAATTAGAAATAGATATTCAAGACTCCATTACTGCACCGATTGATCCTGACAAAACAGAAAAAGTCATAGCAAACCTTTTATCGAATGCATATAAGTTCACACCCAAGAATGGAAAAATTTGGATTAGTCTTAAGGAAACGATTCGTTCGAATGGAAAGCAATATGCGTGTATAACAATTGCTGATAACGGTATTGGAATTCCAGAAGATAAATTGGATTCCATTTTCGAAAGATTCAATCAATTGGATATGTCCAAAGAGAGAAATTATGAAGGTTCTGGAATCGGCTTATCCTTGGTTAAGGAATTAACAGAACTTCAAGATGGCTATGTCGAAGTAAACAGCGTATTGCATGAAGGATCGGAATTTAGAATTTATTTACCTATCAATCAAATAGAAAAATCAAACTCACAAGAAACTAAAAATCGAATAGAGAATAAAATAGGAGATCTGGAACCAGCTCTTAATATAGATAGTGGATCTTCTTTTTCCATGCAAGTCTTAGATAGTCTGTCCCAAGAAAAAGAAATTATTGACGAAGAGCAAATGGACAATCTTCTGCAAAAAATTCTTGTCGTCGAAGACAATCAGGACATGCTCAATCTACTCAAAAAATTATTGCATGATCACTATCATATTGTCTCAGCAAAAAATGGACTCGACGGTTATAAAAAAGCTCAAATAGAAAGACCAGACCTTATTCTCTCCGATGTGATGATGCCCGGATACAATGGTTTCGAACTCACTCGAATGATAAAAGAAGATCCGAATCTGCGTTCCATTCCCATTGTTCTACTAACTGCGCTGAACGATTTAGATGGAAAAATCGAAGGTTTCAATAAGGGTGCCGATGACTATATATCAAAACCTTTTCAGCCACTGGAACTACTTGCACGAATTCGGAACCTTCTTGTTAAATCAGACCTTCAACTAGAAAAAAACAAACGTCTGTTACAGTTACAAAAAGAACTTGTACTCGCTCGAGATATTCAAAGTAAATTATTGCCAACGCAACTGCCCGATATTAAAGGATACAATTTTGCGGCACTCTACATTCCACTAGATGAAGTCGGTGGAGATTTCTATGATATCTACGAGAAAAATGATAAGACATATATATTTATTTGTGATGTCTCGGGGCATGGTGTGCCAGCATGCCTCATCGCATCCATGGTAAAAATGGTATTCCAGAGCGAGATGAAGAAGAATGTAGGAATTTCTCGAATTATGAAAGGAATCAATAGTTCTCTATATTCCATAATTGGAAATAATTTCGTGACAGCTTGTATTGTCGAACTTGATCCTCAGAAAAATTCTCTCAAATATACAACTGCTGGACATCCGCCATTCTATCATGTAAGCAAAGGTAGAATTCAAGAACACAAAACTATCGGCAAGCCTTTGGGTGTGCTTCCCAATGCAAATTTTGAAGAGTCAACAATCTATCCATCTCAGGGCGATATTGTATTCCTCTATACAGATGGAATCGTTGAATGCATGAATCAATCCGGTGAATTCTACGGTGAAGAGAGATTGGAAGATTTTCTTACAAGGTCATCAGAATATGAACCCAAGGAAATCATCGAAGCCCTTCGTGAAGAACTAAAAGGATTTCTAGGTCAGGAAAATTACGAAGATGATATTACTGCATTTACTGTAGCATTTAATGTTAATGAAAAATAA
- a CDS encoding Na+/H+ antiporter NhaC family protein, giving the protein MSLFGAIYPVIFLLIGLGLSLHFGDGNTMNGPSQVLLIVAGLLAISPNICKIYLQKFSLNRNLPFSDNIPNQNSNQLLSSNPNQKTNQLPTLFQNSNLNQSEAKVSLFLRNCWKQIYDNIKNVSIAIKILLLVGALIGSWSMSGILPNLILLGLNTIRPDLFLVGACIASAIISIASGSSWSTAGTVGVALMGVGEVWNFRPELVAGCILSGAYFGDKLSPLSDTTNLASGITKVPLVSHIRFMIPTTLLSLSISLVIYYFLGLDNVSDSKTSLDIRTLLESIYTLNVYSIAVPIGVLVLVMSGISAIPSLFMGIIGGIIIAIAIVSQEYIVIFESLLFGYTSNIGDPKLDSLLSGGGVIAMIPTILIILSAMVFGGCMQASGRMQRIIDEIQKIVHSERALVLSTMGFSLFANLTTSDQYLSIVIPGKTLRDSYDEMGVDRKILARCLEDSGTITSVLIPWNSCGAFMSTSLGIATISYLPFCFFHWIHIVISVGIVVFRKPHRILKSD; this is encoded by the coding sequence GTGAGTTTATTTGGTGCCATATACCCTGTAATTTTTCTCTTGATAGGACTTGGATTGAGTTTGCATTTTGGCGATGGGAACACAATGAACGGCCCAAGTCAAGTTCTACTCATTGTAGCAGGCTTACTTGCCATCTCACCAAATATCTGCAAGATCTATTTGCAAAAGTTTAGCCTAAATAGAAATTTACCATTTAGCGACAATATTCCGAACCAGAATTCAAATCAATTATTAAGTTCAAATCCAAATCAAAAAACAAATCAATTACCAACTCTATTTCAAAATTCGAATCTCAATCAATCAGAGGCAAAAGTAAGTTTATTCCTCCGCAACTGTTGGAAACAAATTTATGATAATATCAAAAATGTATCCATTGCAATAAAGATACTTCTGTTAGTTGGTGCATTGATTGGATCTTGGTCAATGTCTGGCATTCTGCCAAACTTGATTCTTCTTGGACTGAATACGATTCGTCCAGATCTATTTCTTGTTGGAGCATGTATTGCATCTGCTATTATCAGCATCGCTTCAGGAAGTTCTTGGTCAACCGCTGGCACAGTTGGAGTTGCACTAATGGGCGTAGGCGAAGTATGGAATTTTCGTCCTGAATTGGTTGCGGGATGCATTCTGTCAGGTGCTTATTTTGGTGATAAATTGTCTCCGCTTTCGGATACGACCAATCTTGCTTCTGGTATAACAAAAGTTCCGCTAGTTAGTCATATCCGTTTTATGATTCCGACAACATTACTTTCATTATCTATAAGCTTGGTAATTTATTATTTCCTGGGCTTGGATAATGTATCTGATTCGAAAACATCCTTGGATATAAGAACCTTACTTGAATCAATTTATACATTGAATGTTTATAGTATAGCTGTTCCAATCGGTGTCTTGGTTCTTGTCATGTCGGGTATATCAGCAATTCCTTCACTTTTTATGGGAATTATTGGAGGAATCATAATCGCAATTGCGATTGTTAGCCAAGAATATATCGTAATATTCGAAAGTTTATTATTTGGTTATACATCCAATATCGGAGACCCTAAATTGGATTCACTTCTCTCTGGTGGGGGAGTGATTGCTATGATTCCTACAATTTTGATTATACTTTCTGCGATGGTCTTCGGTGGCTGCATGCAAGCTAGTGGGAGGATGCAAAGAATCATTGATGAGATTCAAAAAATTGTTCATAGTGAGCGTGCACTTGTATTATCTACAATGGGATTTTCTCTATTCGCAAATCTAACGACATCAGATCAGTATCTGTCGATTGTGATACCAGGTAAAACTCTACGTGATAGCTATGATGAGATGGGCGTTGATCGCAAAATTCTAGCTAGGTGCTTGGAAGATTCTGGAACCATTACTTCTGTTCTGATTCCTTGGAATTCTTGCGGTGCCTTTATGAGCACAAGCCTGGGTATTGCAACAATAAGTTATTTACCATTTTGTTTCTTTCATTGGATTCATATTGTTATTTCTGTTGGGATTGTTGTGTTTAGGAAACCTCATAGGATTCTCAAAAGTGATTGA
- a CDS encoding acetyl-CoA C-acetyltransferase: MEKIYILDGARTAFGTFGGTIKDISAIDLGVIAGNEAMKKSGVDPKDIEESIWGNVVPSSKDAIYLARHIGLKMGVPINSPALTLNRLCGSGMESIIQAYRKIFMQEASLVLAGGAESMSQAPYVVRNARWGSKYGNTEFEDSLAQGLTDLYVELPMGSTAENLADQYKISREEQDEWAFISQSRAEKATQDGLLKQEIVAVQIPGKKPISFEQDEFIRGVACKDKLPALKPAFKKDGTVTAGNASGLNDGASAVLVASESYAKKIGAKPLAIIKGFGHSGCDPAKMGIGPALAIPKALNMAGLTLNDIGLVEVNEAFAAQYLAVQKELGLKPDITNVNGGAIAIGHPLGASGNRVSLTLAYEMKRRGVKYGVASLCIGGGQGIALVLENPNI; the protein is encoded by the coding sequence ATGGAAAAAATATACATACTCGACGGTGCAAGAACAGCTTTTGGAACTTTTGGTGGAACCATCAAAGATATATCCGCAATTGACCTCGGAGTCATTGCAGGAAATGAAGCAATGAAGAAATCAGGTGTTGATCCTAAGGATATTGAAGAATCCATCTGGGGAAATGTAGTTCCATCAAGCAAAGATGCAATCTATCTTGCTCGTCATATCGGACTCAAAATGGGAGTTCCCATCAATTCTCCAGCTCTCACATTGAATCGTCTCTGTGGATCCGGAATGGAATCCATTATCCAGGCTTATAGAAAAATATTTATGCAAGAAGCGTCCTTGGTTCTTGCTGGTGGAGCTGAGTCAATGAGCCAAGCTCCTTATGTAGTACGAAATGCACGCTGGGGTTCCAAATACGGCAATACCGAATTTGAAGATAGTCTCGCTCAAGGTCTGACAGATTTATATGTTGAACTACCAATGGGAAGTACTGCCGAAAATCTTGCTGACCAATATAAAATCTCAAGAGAAGAACAAGATGAATGGGCTTTTATATCTCAATCTAGAGCAGAAAAAGCAACACAAGATGGTCTTCTTAAGCAAGAAATTGTAGCAGTTCAGATTCCAGGCAAAAAACCAATCAGCTTCGAACAAGATGAATTCATTCGTGGAGTTGCATGCAAAGATAAACTTCCTGCTCTTAAGCCAGCTTTTAAGAAAGATGGAACCGTAACAGCAGGCAACGCTTCTGGACTCAATGATGGCGCAAGTGCTGTGTTAGTTGCTAGTGAATCCTATGCTAAGAAAATTGGAGCGAAACCTCTTGCTATCATAAAAGGTTTTGGTCATAGCGGATGCGACCCAGCAAAGATGGGAATCGGTCCAGCACTTGCTATCCCAAAAGCTCTCAACATGGCAGGACTTACCCTCAATGATATTGGTTTGGTTGAAGTCAATGAAGCTTTCGCGGCTCAATATCTTGCTGTTCAGAAAGAACTCGGACTTAAGCCCGACATCACTAATGTAAACGGTGGAGCGATAGCGATCGGACATCCACTCGGTGCATCTGGTAACAGAGTATCCCTCACACTTGCGTACGAAATGAAACGAAGAGGTGTGAAGTATGGAGTTGCATCTCTCTGTATTGGTGGAGGCCAAGGAATAGCACTTGTTTTGGAAAATCCAAACATCTAA
- a CDS encoding DUF6938 domain-containing protein, whose product MNLNREPFFGWNPPVFSAQIAASVSFGIRKMYNLDQVDEIPLTAVDSSIHKGLKLIHRGEGPKVGKGLIVGSVRMGYGHHRMALSAFSHSIAKKIPTYLHDLLAIDSPESRAIGDVDGVYSYFSRLSSDMGGPMEWAWGNITNSGNASSLYLSTVLAKEYKKLMNDIPHDNPVITTYPLNGQIAVEAGFKNVVHLICDNHPQHYLLVPGALNLVQTEHNLKGFLKMGVPRENLELVGHWISEDILRNVTEDSDIRIKRTRNRSPKRFLIPIGGAGAQKNYLTSLIELSADRLKEGEFKFFINAGDHEHVYKHLVETLERKEIEYESIRSWNDLKEFVAKNKLSDKEDSKLKPVALFHFLTHSEGFSATDVLIRISDVMVTKPSELAFFPIPKVFIRRVGDHEEKSALYSLDLGEGSVECREASHAYDIMLLFVKSPEVSLRMNECVISNAQKGIYNGSKKAVEIAMNLKS is encoded by the coding sequence ATGAATTTGAATAGAGAGCCATTTTTTGGTTGGAATCCTCCCGTATTTTCCGCACAAATCGCAGCTTCTGTGTCTTTTGGCATAAGAAAAATGTACAACTTAGACCAAGTCGATGAGATTCCTCTGACGGCTGTGGACTCTAGCATTCACAAAGGATTGAAGCTCATCCATAGAGGGGAAGGTCCAAAAGTAGGCAAAGGATTGATCGTTGGATCAGTTCGAATGGGCTATGGTCATCATCGAATGGCTCTGTCTGCTTTTTCTCATTCTATAGCAAAAAAAATCCCAACCTATCTACACGATCTTCTTGCAATCGATTCACCAGAATCTCGGGCTATTGGGGATGTGGACGGAGTGTACAGTTACTTCAGTCGTTTGTCGAGTGATATGGGTGGACCTATGGAATGGGCATGGGGTAATATCACCAATTCGGGGAATGCATCATCTCTCTATCTATCAACAGTTCTTGCAAAAGAATATAAGAAACTAATGAATGATATTCCGCATGACAATCCTGTTATCACAACTTATCCGCTCAATGGTCAGATAGCAGTTGAGGCAGGTTTCAAAAACGTTGTCCACCTAATCTGTGATAACCATCCTCAACATTATCTATTGGTTCCAGGAGCTTTGAACTTAGTTCAGACTGAACACAATCTCAAAGGTTTTCTTAAGATGGGAGTGCCTAGGGAAAATTTAGAACTTGTTGGTCATTGGATATCGGAAGACATTCTACGAAATGTAACTGAGGATTCGGATATTCGAATCAAGCGAACTCGCAATAGATCTCCAAAAAGATTCTTGATCCCCATTGGTGGAGCAGGTGCTCAGAAGAATTATCTCACTTCGCTCATTGAACTTTCAGCAGATCGATTGAAAGAAGGTGAATTCAAATTCTTTATCAATGCGGGAGATCATGAACATGTTTACAAGCATTTGGTTGAAACCTTAGAGCGCAAAGAGATCGAATACGAAAGCATACGAAGTTGGAATGATCTAAAGGAATTTGTCGCAAAAAATAAACTTTCCGATAAAGAAGATTCTAAACTAAAACCGGTTGCATTATTTCATTTTCTTACACATTCGGAAGGATTCTCCGCAACGGATGTTTTGATTCGCATATCAGATGTTATGGTAACAAAACCATCCGAGCTTGCTTTTTTCCCAATACCTAAAGTTTTTATCCGTAGGGTAGGCGATCATGAAGAAAAGTCTGCATTGTATTCACTTGATCTCGGTGAAGGCAGTGTTGAGTGTAGAGAAGCGAGTCATGCTTACGACATTATGCTACTTTTTGTCAAGAGTCCAGAAGTATCGCTTCGTATGAACGAATGTGTGATCTCGAATGCACAGAAAGGTATTTACAACGGAAGCAAGAAAGCAGTTGAGATTGCTATGAATCTAAAGAGCTGA